Genomic segment of Helicobacter enhydrae:
AATTTCTCCAAGAGCTTGATCGATTTTTTGTGCATTGAGCGGAGAGACTTTTTTTAGTCGTATAAAAAAAGCATTACCCTTGAGATGTCCGATACGCATTTTGTTGCGATGCTGGGCTGTGTGGAGTATTTTGATTTGATTTTCTTGCAAAACTTCCAAGTTGCCCTCCAAGATGTTTTGAAATCTTGCTGGAATCGTGATGTATTGAGTGGTGAGGGCATTTTTGTCTTTGAGCCCTGCATATCCGATTTCTCTTTGGGGGCAACCCAAAACGCTAGATAAAATTTTAAGCATTTCGGGGGTGGAGAGTCCCTTTTTTCTCACTTGAAGCATTAGATGCTCTCCATCATCACTTGCAGGATACAGAGGGATTTCATTGACGACAAAATCACGCGGATTTTGAGAAAAATAAAAATCAATCTCTGAGTGAGTGAGGAGAAAATTTTTGTGCATTTATGGCTCCAAGTATGGGTTTTGAATCTTGATTCTAACTCAAAAACTTAAGAAAACTCTATTATGCCCTCAATATTTGCCTGATACAAGGTGATATTGGATCAGCCTTAAGTTGTGCAATGAGATTGATGTGCTATGATTGCATTTTACTTAGTCAATATCAAAGAGAATACAATGAAAAAAATCGCAATTTTGGGGCAACCCAATGTTGGCAAAAGCTCATTATTTAATCGTTTGCTCAAACAACGCAAAGCAATCACTTCAGAGATCGCTGGAACCACAAGGGATGTCAATCATAGCATTGTTGAGATTGAGGGACATTCTATCCAAATGATAGATACTGGTGGGATTGATGAGAGTGGGGGCTTGTTTGCCAAAGTCAAGGAGCTAAGCCTCAAAGCAGGAAAAGAAGCAGATCTCGTGCTATATATGGTCGATGGCAAAATGCCTCCACAAGAGGTGGATAGGCAAATGTTTTTTGCTTTACAAAAGAGTGGCAAAACCTGCGTGCTCGTGATCAACAAAATCGATAATGACAAAGAAAGAGAGATAGGGTGGGAGTTTGCAAACTTTGGAGTCAAAGATTTTTTGATGATTTCTGCAAGTCACAATCGTGGGATTTTGGCACTCAAAAAGTATATTTTGGACATTTTGGGATTGGCAGTCATTGAGTGTGTGCAAGAGGAGGAAAGCCAAAGCCTTGAGGAGTTTTTGCAAGAAGTGGAGGAACAGGAGGAAACAAAGCCAAAAATCAATGTCGGAATCATCGGGCGTGTGAATGTTGGTAAAAGCTCCCTGCTCAATGCACTTTTGGGCAAAGAACGCAGTGTGGTCAGCGATGTAGCTGGAACGACGATTGATCCTGTGGATGATGAATTGGAGTTTGAGGGACATCAGATTTGTTTTGTGGATACTGCTGGGATTCGCAAACGCAGTAAGATCGAAGGGATTGAACGCTATGGCTTAGATCGCACACGCAAGGTGCTAGACAAAAGCGATCTGGCACTATTGGTGCTAGATGTGAGTATGAGCTTTGTTGAGCTTGATGAACGCATTAGCTCCTTGATTGATGAGTATGCTCTTGGCGTGATTGTGGTTTTGAACAAATGGGATATACGATGTCAAGAATACGAGGGGATTATTGCAGAATTTAAACGCAAGTTTAGATTTTTGGAATACGCACCCTTCATCACAGTGAGTGCCAAAAATGGGCGTCATATCCACGAAGTCAGAATGAAAATCTTAGAGGTTTATCAGAACTACTCAAGACGCATTCCTACAGCCAAACTCAATGAAATGATTCAAGAAGCGACTAGGCGTCATCCTTTGCCAAGCGATCATGGGAAGCTTGTGAGGATTTATTATGCGACACAATATCAGATTTGTCCTCCACAGATAGCCCTTGTAATGAATCGCCCAAAATCCTTGCATTTTAGCTATAGGCGTTATTTGGTGAATTTCCTAAGAAGCCAATTTGATTTTTCAGGCACCCCCATTTTCATCACTTCAAGAGGCAAAAATACTAAGCAGTGGGAAGAAGGGGAGGGGCAAGAAAAAGATACTTTGCTACAATAATAAGAAAAAAGAGGTGAGATGAAAGAGATTTTTTTGTGCTCAATTAGCAATGTCAGTAGTGGGAATTGTAGTGAGGATTGTGCATATTGCACACAAAGTAGCAAATATGATACAGGAGTGCAAAAATACAAATACAAACCCGTTGAAAATGTCATCCAAGAAGCAAAAGAACTCAAAAAATATGGAATGGTGGGATTTTGTCTTGTGACTTCAGGGCGTGGGCTTGATCACAAAAAATGCGAATACATTGCCTCTCTTGCAAATGCTATCAAACAAGAAATCCAAGACATTCACCTCATCGCGTGCTGTGGGCGTGCGGATTTGGATTCTTTGAAATATCTCAAAGCCAATGGGATTGATAGCTATAACCACAATTTAGAAAGTGCAAAAAGCTTTTTTACTCACATCTGCACAACGCACACTTGGGAAGAAAGATTTGAAACTTGCGAAAATGCCCTTAGGGCAGATTTGGGGCTTTGTAGTGGTGGAATCTTTGGACTTGGGGAAACACTATTTCATAGAATCGAATTGCTCAAAGCCTTGCGTTCGCTATCTCCTCATTCAGTGCCGATTAATTTTTTCATCCCAAATCCTGCATTGCCGATCAAAGAGGGCGTAATGTGTGTAGATGAGGCATTGGAATGTATCGCTTTGGCAAGAGAATATTTGCCCAATGCGAGATTGATGATTGCTGGAGGACGCGAGAAGGTCTTTGGGGATCAGCAAAAATCTATGTTTGATGCGGGGATTGATGCAATCGTTTTGGGTAATTATTTGACAACTCAAGGCGATAATCCACAAAAAGATTTGAAAATGCTAGGAGATTATGGATATGGTGTCATCGAAGCCAAAAAAGGCATTTCAATGCTAGAGGGCTATGGGCTCAAACCTGCCAAAGAATGCAAATGATAAGAGAATTTTTAGCAGTCATTTTGTCCAAATGCAAAAAAGTTTATGGATTTTTGACACATGAAGACGAGCTATTTGTCTATGCCTCATCGCTAAGCTTTTATACAATCTTTGCCTTTATCCCATTGTTGCTCATCGTGATTTTTGTTTTGCTTTTGTTGCCCAATTTTCAAGAAGCCTACAAAGAAGCTGAAAACCTGATCCTCTCTAGCGTCTTACCCGCACATTCTGAAATGATTGCTGATTTTTTGAATCCTCTACTGCAAAACACCTCAAGCATTGGTATGTTGGGCTTTGTTTATGTGATTTTCACTTCTATTTTGTTTTTTCGCAACTACGAATACATCACTTCCAAAATGTTCAATTCTTCCACCCGTAGCTTTTTGAATTCTCTTAGCACATATTGGATGCTTGTGTCATTTTGTCCGATTGTGCTTGGCGTTTCTTTTTATTTTGTATTTCGATACAAAGCTTTTTTGGATTCTAATCTCCCTGTGCTAGATGCAATCACACCGATCCTGTTTGCTTGGCTGATTTTTCTTGTCTTGTTCCGCATTTCTGCCAACAAAACCTTGCGTTTGAAGGCTTTGGCTCTATCTTCTTTCATCACATCGCTTGGCTGGAATCTCGCCAAATGGGCGTTTGTGTATTATATAAGCTACAATCAATCCTATCGCGATATTTATGGCTCTATTGCCTTTGTGCTTTTTAGTATGCTTTGGATTTATGTTTCTTGGTTTGTTATTTTGCTAGGAATGCGTCTTTGCGAGGGATTTGAACGCAAGATTCAAAAACTACAATTGGAGGTTGATAATGTTAGATAAAAAATTACAAATAAAAATGGCAAACACTCTTAGAGTCTTGTGTGCTGAAATGGTGCAGAAGGCAAATAGTGGGCATCCCGGTGCACCTATGGGATTGGCAGATCTTGCAGTTGTGTTATCACAACATATCAATGTGGATCCCACACATTCTCAATGGCTCAATCGCGATCGTTTGGTTTTTAGTGGAGGGCATTGCTCGGCTTTGGTGTATTCTCTTTTGCATTTATGGGGGTTTGATGTGACATTAGAAGATTTGCAGTCTTTTCGTCAGCTGGGGAGCAAAACCCCCGGTCACCCTGAGTTTGGGCATACTCACGGAGTGGAAATCACCACTGGTCCTTTGGGGCAGGGCGTTGCCAATGCGGTGGGATTTGCGATGGCAAGTAAATATGCTCAAAATATTTTGGGCAAAGAAGTGATCAATCATTTTGTCTTTTGTTTGTGTGGAGATGGGGATTTGCAAGAGGGGATCAGCTATGAGGCTTGTTCTCTTGCAGGACATCATCAGCTAGATAATCTGATTTTGATTTATGATAGCAATGCAATCACAATCGAGGGGGATACACAAATTGCAATGAGTGAAAATGTCAAAATGCGTTTTGAAGCACAGGGGTTTGAAGTTTTGGAATGCGATGGGTATTGTTTTGATTCTCTGAATCAAACATTTGACAAAGCCAAATCATCCAAGCAACCCACCCTCATCATCGCCCATACTATCATTGGTAAAAATGCTCATACATTGGAGGGAAGCCACAAGACACACGGATCGCCACTAGGTGCAGAGGTTTTGGCTCAAAGTAAGCAAAATATGGGCTTTGATTCAGAGCAAAGCTTCCAAATCTCTCAAGAAGTTTTGGAGAGTTTTAGGCAAACAATGCACAGGGGCATTGCTATGTATCAGCAATGGGAAACAACTATCTCTCAAGACACACAAGCCAAAATCCAAGAATTGCAAAATCCAGATTTGTCAGCGATTGAATATCCGACATTTCAAGAGGGGACACAAATCGCCACAAGGGTGAGCAATGGAGAGATCCTTAATGCGATTGCAAAGAAACATCAAGGATTTTTGGGTGGAAGTGCAGATCTTGGACCTTCAAATAATACCTTGCTCAAAAATGAGGGAGATTTCCCCAATGGGCGTAATTTGCATTTTGGAATCCGCGAACACGCAATGGGTGCTATTTGCAATGGAATTGCAAATTATGGTTTGTTTTTGCCTTATTGTGCGACATTTTTTGTGTTTAGTGATTATATGAGTGCAAGCGTGCGTGTGGCTTCGATTATGAAATCACAAGTTTGGTATATTTGGACGCACGATAGTATCGGAGTAGGGGAAGATGGGGCAACACATCAACCCATCGAGCAACTCACACATTTTAGAGCAATGCCCAATCTCTATGTTTTCCGCCCTGCTGATGCCAATGAAAATCTTGCGTGTGTCAAAGTGGCTCTAACGCTCAAGGCTCCGAGTGCCTTTGTTTTGAGTCGCCAAAATCTTGAGGTTTTGCCATCCACAAATCAAGATCGCGTTGCAAAAGGTGGATATGCACTTTGTGAGTGCGAAAATCCAGATGTGATTCTTGTCGCCACAGGTTCTGAAGTCAAGTGTGCGTTGGAGAGTGCAAAGATCCTAGAAAATGAGGGCAAAAGAGTGCGTGTGGTGAGTATGCCATCATTGGAGTTGTTTAGAGAACAAAGCCAAGAATATCAAGATTCTGTTCTCTCAAATCGCGATCGCACAATTGCGATTGAGGCTTCAAGGGGCTTAGAGTGGTATGAATATGCAAATCAAGTTGTAGGAATGCAAAGCTTTGGGGCGTCAGGCAAGGGCAATGAACTCTTTGAGCACTTTGGTATCAATGTCAAGACAACTTTGGAAGTTGCTAGAAAAATATGCCAATGAAGCTTTTTGTTTTTTCTAGCTCAAGGGCACTCAATCATTTTTTGCACCAACAAGATGGGATATTTTTGCCCCACACGACGACCCTAAGCGATTTTTTTGAGTATGCTACGCTTGTGAGAAGCAAGAAAAAAATCCCGCCCTACCTCAAAAGAGCGATTTTGCTAAAAGTGCTCAGGGCTTTTCGGTTTAGCGACAAAGAATTCCAAACACTTTTTTTTGAAAAAAACTTTGTGGCATTTTTGGAAACCTCGCGGTTTTTGTTTGATTTTTTCAATGAGATCCATCAACATCAAATCAAGATTCAAGAAATCCCCCAAAAAGATATTTATGGAGACTATCAAGACCATCTCAATGTGCTTGAGCGTATTTATGAAGCTTATCAGCAAGAGTTGGAAAAGAATAGATTCTATGATATATCCAGTGAGTTTGAGATTTTTGAAAGCTATCTTGAGAAATACGATGAAATCCATATCCACCTTGATGGCTTTTTGTCTCAAAGAGAGAGAGCGATCTTGGATCAAATCGCTTCTAGACATCAAGTGTTTTTGCATCTCAATATCGATGCCTACAACCTCAAACATTTTGATTTTGTGGGAGAGGGGATTGAAGAAGACTATAGATATTGCATAGACTACAGCTCCAAAACTATCCTTTCTGCGACTCCATATCCCCTCAATGGAGTGTTTCATACAGCATCTTTTAGCCTTAGAATCGCACAATGTGCTTGGATTTTTGAAAAAGTGTCAGAATGGATTAAAGAGGGGGTAGATACAGACAAAATCGCGGTGGTTTTGCCTCAAGAAGACTTCACTCATTATCTCAAGGTTTTGGATCGTTATCGCAATCTTAATTATGCGATGGGATTTGCACTAGAAACCTCTCTGCTAGAGGAATTGAAAGCATTGCAAAATGTCGGTGATTTGGAGCTAGATCAATGCGATGGAATGCAGAAAATCACGCATTTGCAAACTATCGTGCGTGAAAAACTCGCTTGTATTCCACAATCATTGGGCTATGAAGTCGATGAAATGTTGTTTGTGTATAGTCAAAATGCAGAATGCTTTCAGCATTTCAAGTTTTCTGAACTCTTGGAGTTGTTTTGTTCTGAAATATCTAGATACACAAGCTCTGACAATAGTGGAGGCAAAATCCGTGTAATCGGTCTTTTGGAAAGTCGTGGAATGGAGTTTGAA
This window contains:
- a CDS encoding PD-(D/E)XK nuclease family protein yields the protein MKLFVFSSSRALNHFLHQQDGIFLPHTTTLSDFFEYATLVRSKKKIPPYLKRAILLKVLRAFRFSDKEFQTLFFEKNFVAFLETSRFLFDFFNEIHQHQIKIQEIPQKDIYGDYQDHLNVLERIYEAYQQELEKNRFYDISSEFEIFESYLEKYDEIHIHLDGFLSQRERAILDQIASRHQVFLHLNIDAYNLKHFDFVGEGIEEDYRYCIDYSSKTILSATPYPLNGVFHTASFSLRIAQCAWIFEKVSEWIKEGVDTDKIAVVLPQEDFTHYLKVLDRYRNLNYAMGFALETSLLEELKALQNVGDLELDQCDGMQKITHLQTIVREKLACIPQSLGYEVDEMLFVYSQNAECFQHFKFSELLELFCSEISRYTSSDNSGGKIRVIGLLESRGMEFEKVIIPDFSQDNIPNLKDNDMFLNSTLRKLVQMPTLQDKQDLQKHYYLDLFKRSKEICILHKEGKASDFLEELGVQYQEQTRLPILFDKPDTFGFVEEDFCSRYDKPLSSSALRLFQECKRKFYYTYIKRYSDLLFEQEELSLTIGTLIHQCLEVAYADKEVIEKKDIKEIEQKFLKHLRGLLSQEGNALLEFKADLIAMQMSRFFDSERTRAPFILTEREKEFELQYNGFVLKGRIDRIDICDDEVWVIDYKTSASQNQKINEIQSAIYALYAQSQHPTRTIKTLFYYVRDGVMCADQQINTSIQTLDELLAEFRGEIEYTKTENQAVCSQCTFANLCNR
- the der gene encoding ribosome biogenesis GTPase Der, giving the protein MKKIAILGQPNVGKSSLFNRLLKQRKAITSEIAGTTRDVNHSIVEIEGHSIQMIDTGGIDESGGLFAKVKELSLKAGKEADLVLYMVDGKMPPQEVDRQMFFALQKSGKTCVLVINKIDNDKEREIGWEFANFGVKDFLMISASHNRGILALKKYILDILGLAVIECVQEEESQSLEEFLQEVEEQEETKPKINVGIIGRVNVGKSSLLNALLGKERSVVSDVAGTTIDPVDDELEFEGHQICFVDTAGIRKRSKIEGIERYGLDRTRKVLDKSDLALLVLDVSMSFVELDERISSLIDEYALGVIVVLNKWDIRCQEYEGIIAEFKRKFRFLEYAPFITVSAKNGRHIHEVRMKILEVYQNYSRRIPTAKLNEMIQEATRRHPLPSDHGKLVRIYYATQYQICPPQIALVMNRPKSLHFSYRRYLVNFLRSQFDFSGTPIFITSRGKNTKQWEEGEGQEKDTLLQ
- a CDS encoding YihY family inner membrane protein, whose amino-acid sequence is MIREFLAVILSKCKKVYGFLTHEDELFVYASSLSFYTIFAFIPLLLIVIFVLLLLPNFQEAYKEAENLILSSVLPAHSEMIADFLNPLLQNTSSIGMLGFVYVIFTSILFFRNYEYITSKMFNSSTRSFLNSLSTYWMLVSFCPIVLGVSFYFVFRYKAFLDSNLPVLDAITPILFAWLIFLVLFRISANKTLRLKALALSSFITSLGWNLAKWAFVYYISYNQSYRDIYGSIAFVLFSMLWIYVSWFVILLGMRLCEGFERKIQKLQLEVDNVR
- the tkt gene encoding transketolase; protein product: MLDKKLQIKMANTLRVLCAEMVQKANSGHPGAPMGLADLAVVLSQHINVDPTHSQWLNRDRLVFSGGHCSALVYSLLHLWGFDVTLEDLQSFRQLGSKTPGHPEFGHTHGVEITTGPLGQGVANAVGFAMASKYAQNILGKEVINHFVFCLCGDGDLQEGISYEACSLAGHHQLDNLILIYDSNAITIEGDTQIAMSENVKMRFEAQGFEVLECDGYCFDSLNQTFDKAKSSKQPTLIIAHTIIGKNAHTLEGSHKTHGSPLGAEVLAQSKQNMGFDSEQSFQISQEVLESFRQTMHRGIAMYQQWETTISQDTQAKIQELQNPDLSAIEYPTFQEGTQIATRVSNGEILNAIAKKHQGFLGGSADLGPSNNTLLKNEGDFPNGRNLHFGIREHAMGAICNGIANYGLFLPYCATFFVFSDYMSASVRVASIMKSQVWYIWTHDSIGVGEDGATHQPIEQLTHFRAMPNLYVFRPADANENLACVKVALTLKAPSAFVLSRQNLEVLPSTNQDRVAKGGYALCECENPDVILVATGSEVKCALESAKILENEGKRVRVVSMPSLELFREQSQEYQDSVLSNRDRTIAIEASRGLEWYEYANQVVGMQSFGASGKGNELFEHFGINVKTTLEVARKICQ
- a CDS encoding biotin synthase, translating into MKEIFLCSISNVSSGNCSEDCAYCTQSSKYDTGVQKYKYKPVENVIQEAKELKKYGMVGFCLVTSGRGLDHKKCEYIASLANAIKQEIQDIHLIACCGRADLDSLKYLKANGIDSYNHNLESAKSFFTHICTTHTWEERFETCENALRADLGLCSGGIFGLGETLFHRIELLKALRSLSPHSVPINFFIPNPALPIKEGVMCVDEALECIALAREYLPNARLMIAGGREKVFGDQQKSMFDAGIDAIVLGNYLTTQGDNPQKDLKMLGDYGYGVIEAKKGISMLEGYGLKPAKECK